In Solea senegalensis isolate Sse05_10M linkage group LG18, IFAPA_SoseM_1, whole genome shotgun sequence, a single window of DNA contains:
- the itga3b gene encoding integrin alpha-3b, which produces MSPRLLLLCAALAAHRGTRTCSGFNVDDRFPVIKEGPTKGSFFGFSVALHQQTEGSRKNLLLTGAPKEKAKSLPNVNETGAVYSCPITTDATDCSRMDLVTTTNPLEMVEGMWLGVTVASQRVEKAGRVLACGHRYVKIKGGAEEQRRMIGKCFVRSNDLTFDQNDDWQTDSYEVCNPNFDMELEGMCNMGISGGMTDNDVYIGATGSYVWQGNVHVTWRDPVNAWDSINKNFGQLKKRNSYIGYSVLEEKKLLSHDDYTVVTGSPRDESKGSVMFGTKTDNSIKPVLIIPGEQVGSYFGSSMAITDLNNDDWNDLIVGAPFYFDRMNDHGGAVYIFMNENGSFQKTAAVVLKGPSASGFGISVAAIGDVNQDGFQDFAVGAPFHDAGKVYIWMGSKKGISESPSQVIEGKTVANGGFQTFGYSLNGGMDMDDNSYPDILVGSLDDRIALLRARPVIHLTKDFRVEPKIVDPNLCPGNTPCITATLCMSFTLSNGNKDFKKNVMVQYTVEADMERRRSPRVRFEDNNSDTYTGIISLPASKTTCDTRKLFVVAPVMDKLEPVVFSLKLSLHEQKPKSRRSVQNLDSFPILSQEQKLTERTEINFQNECGSDNKCSSNLQLTAQFVDNEEKPYPRNGKFQVLQFNSNMKIIRLMVEVTNFPSAGRLGEDAHQAALNITFPDALRYSGVRSTDHDVQCSFDVTVICELGNPLKGNDKVSLALKFETSGIDLYTQEVESQLLLSTLSEQSDLTPVPVALLIENTILPSLSIENTLVQTQFGGTVMGMSAMVNTSDVGSLVEFTFNVNMRGQPLGDLGTLALAFDWPSEAANGKWLLYLTKIVVKGQSETECNAPEAVNPLKLALSESRPKRARRQIAAGDRETSPPQPVESQAALSLLTPRKETHKLDCAERTANCVTFVCPLLNMTDSAKIYVRSRLWNSTMLEDYPNVLRVTVIGRATLTLLTDKSTIKMVNQTARFAVEIEPVERVEVPYELPLWIIISAIVAGVLLLGIIIVILWKCGFFQRASRREMYEAKAQKAEMKIQPSETERLTEDY; this is translated from the exons ATGTCTCCAAGACTGTTATTACTGTGCGCTGCTCTGGCTGCGCACCGCGGGACTCGAACCTGCAGCGGATTTAATGTCGACGATCGTTTCCCTGTCATCAAGGAGGGACCAACCAAAGGGAGTTTCTTTGGATTCTCGGTGGCGCTGCATCAGCAGACGGAGGGCTCCAGGAAGAACCT GCTTCTGACGGGAGCGCCCAAAGAGAAGGCAAAGTCCCTACCAAATGTGAACGAAACCGGTGCCGTCTACTCCTGTCCCATTACTACGGACGCCACCGACTGCTCCAGAATGGACCTGGTCACCACGA CGAACCCTTTAGAGATGGTCGAGGGCATGTGGCTCGGCGTGACGGTGGCCAGTCAGAGGGTGGAGAAGGCCGGACGCGTTCTG GCATGTGGGCACCGGTACGTGAAGATCAAGGGCGGCGCAGAGGAGCAGCGGCGGATGATCGGGAAGTGCTTCGTGCGGAGTAACGATCTGACCTTCGATCAAAACGACGACTGGCAGACTGACAGTTACGAGGTCTGCAACCCCAACTTTGACATGGAGCTGGAAGGCATGTGCAACATGGGCATCTCTGGCGGCATGACGGACAACGACGTCTACATCGGTGCCACGGGGAGCTACGTGTGGCAAG gaaatgtccACGTGACATGGAGAGATCCAGTGAACGCTTGGGACTCAATTAACAAGAACTTTGGCCAGCTGAAAAAACGCAACAGTTATATTG GTTATTCAGTCCTCGAGGAGAAGAAGCTCCTCAGCCACGACGACTACACAGTAGTCACGGGGTCTCCCAGGGACGAGTCCAAGGGCTCCGTGATGTTCGGGACAAAGACCGACAACAGCATCAAACCTGTGCTCATCATCCCCGGGGAACAAGTGGGCTCGTACTTTGGAAGCAGCATGGCCATCACTGACCTCAACAACGACGA CTGGAATGACCTGATTGTGGGCGCGCCGTTTTACTTCGACCGCATGAACGATCACGGCGGAGCCGTGTACATCTTCATGAACGAGAATGGATCCTTCCAGAAGACGGCCGCCGTCGTCCTGAAGGGTCCGTCGGCTTCTGGGTTCGGCATTTCCGTCGCCGCTATTGGTGACGTCAACCAAGATGGATTCCAAG ACTTTGCCGTCGGAGCGCCGTTCCACGACGCGGGGAAGGTCTACATATGGATGGGCAGTAAAAAGGGAATCTCTGAGAGCCCCAGTCAG GTGATTGAAGGCAAGACGGTTGCCAATGGTGGATTCCAGACCTTTGGCTATTCCCTGAACGGAGGCATGGACATGGACGACAACAGTTACCCGGACATCTTAGTCGGCTCTTTGGACGACCGCATTGCCTTGCTCAG aGCTCGACCGGTCATCCACTTGACGAAGGACTTCCGCGTCGAGCCGAAGATCGTGGATCCTAATCTGTGTCCTGGGAATACACCGTG tatcACGGCGACACTGTGCATGTCGTTCACGCTGAGCAATGGCAACAAAGACTTCAAGAAGAACGTCA TGGTGCAGTACACAGTGGAGGCGGAcatggagaggagaagaagccCTCGGGTTCGTTTCGAGGACAATAACTCTGACACCTACACTGGCATCATAAGCCTGCCCGCTTCCAAGACCACGTGTGACACCCGGAAGCTGTTTGTTGTC GCACCTGTGATGGACAAACTGGAGCCCGTGGTCTTTTCCCTCAAGCTGTCCCTGCACGAGCAGAAACCTAAGTCCCGGCGCTCCGTGCAGAACCTGGACTCCTTTCCAATCCTGAGCCAGGAGCAAAAACTCACTGAGAGAACCGAG ATTAATTTTCAGAATGAATGTGGCTCAGACAACAAATGTAGCAGTAATCTGCAGCTCACGGCTCAGTTTGTTGACAATGAAGAAAAGCCTTACCCCAG GAACGGCAAATTCCAGGTGCTGCAGTTCAACAGCAACATGAAGATAATACGGCTGATGGTGGAGGTGACGAACTTCCCTTCAGCTGGGAGACTCGGCGAGGACGCCCATCAGGCCGCGCTCAACATCACCTTCCCTGATGCACTGAGATATTCCGGCGTCAGGTCCACG GACCATGACGTGCAATGCAGCTTTGACGTCACAGTGATCTGTGAGCTGGGGAATCCACTGAAAGGCAATGACAAG GTGTCACTCGCCCTCAAGTTTGAGACGTCGGGCATCGATCTGTACACACAGGAGGTGGAGTCGCAGCTGCTTCTGTCCAC TCTCAGTGAGCAGAGCGACCTGACGCCTGTGCCCGTGGCCCTGCTGATCGAAAACACCATCCTGCCCTCCCTCTCCAT AGAGAACACCTTGGTGCAGACACAGTTCGGTGGGACAGTGATGGGCATGTCGGCCATGGTAAACACCAGTGACGTGGGCAGTCTGGTGGAGTTCACCTTCAAC GTGAACATGAGGGGGCAGCCCCTGGGAGACTTGGGGACCCTGGCTCTGGCGTTTGACTGGCCCTCTGAGGCCGCCAACGGCAAGTGGCTGCTGTACCTCACCAAGATTGTCGTCAAGGGGCAATCGGAGACGGAGTGCAACGCTCCGGAAGCAGTCAACCCGCTGAAGCTCGCT TTGTCGGAGAGCAGGCCAAAGCGCGCCAGGCGTCAGATCGCGGCGGGCGATCGTGAAACGAGTCCGCCGCAACCCGTCGAGTCGCAGGCAGCCTTATCTCTGCTCACTCCTCGAAAGGAGACCCACAAGTTG GATTGCGCTGAAAGGACAGCAAACTGTGTGACGTTCGTCTGCCCGCTGCTCAACATGACAGACTCGGCCAAGATATATGTCCGCTCCCGTTTGTGGAACAGTACGATGCTGGAg gacTATCCCAATGTTCTGAGAGTTACAGTCATCGGCCGTGCCACGTTGACGCTCCTTACAGATAAATCGACCATCAAGATGGTCAATCAGACCGCCAGG TTCGCGGTGGAAATAGAACCCGTGGAGCGAGTGGAAGTACCCTACGAGCTCCCACTGTGGATCATCATCTCGGCCATTGTCGCCGGAGTTCTGCTACTAGGAATCATCATTGTTATCCTATGGAAG TGTGGCTTCTTCCAGAGGGCCAGCAGGAGGGAGATGTATGAGGCCAAAGCCCAGAAGGCTGAGATGAAGATCCAGCCCTCTGAGACAGAGAGGTTGACTGAGGACTACTGA
- the ace gene encoding angiotensin-converting enzyme, translated as MGTGVDRFLWSVLLLLPALGLCGALPADWLPGDYVDSVDDALRFLNDYNSTAEEVLFHSVTASWNYNTNITDHNSMLQVNASLEEQAFSEAWGMKAKNTFTDATINKLTDPKDRTLMGKIKILGPANLPEEERKKYNTILSTMDSIYSTAKVHPQPNISWSLEPHLTNIMANSRSYKKLLYAWEGWHNASGVPLKKHYPGFVELSNKASKADGFADTGADWRSWYDTPTFEADLEDLYKTIEPLYKNLHAFVRRQLYNQYGSKYINLNGPIPAHLLGNMWAQTWNNIYGLMIPFPEKPNLDVTDEMVKQGYNATHMFRVAEEFFTSLGLKEMPTEFWEESMLEKPEGREVVCHASAWDFYNRKDFRIKQCTTVTMEQLFTVHHEMGHIQYYLQYKDKPVGFRRGANPGFHEAIGDVLSLSVSTPKHLKTINLLESATSDPETDLNYLLKMALEKIAFLPFGYLIDQWRWGVFSGNTPPERYNSDWWYLRTKYQGICPPTRRTADHFDPGAKYHIPGNTPYIRYFVSFILQFQFHEKLCEAAKHTGALHTCDIYRSKEAGAILQKVLQAGSSKAWPDVLQEAIGTRKMDAGSLMRYFAPIIEWLEKQNENETLGWPDFNWVPPIPEGYPEDIDKNTDELDAKTFLEEYNSTAEEVWNAYTEASWKYNTDINDANKKEMLEKNLAMADHSLKYGQRARQYDTTDFQDASVKRIINKLSDIERAALPSAQLEEYNNLLSNMETKYSVAEVCREDGTCHPLDPDLQKIMAESRDYDELLFAWKGWRDAAGKEIRQDFKRYVELANQAAKLNGHSDNGAFWRSLYETPTFEEDLETLWKELEPLYQNVHAYVRRALYKKYGSKYINLKGPIPAHLLGNMWAQTWSGIMDLVMPYPDATQVDATPAMVAKGWNALKMFEESDKFFTSLGLIPMPSEFWEKSMLEKPSDGRKVVCHASAWDFYNRKDFRIKQCTVVTMDDLITVHHEMGHVQYFLQYKDQPVSFRDGANPGFHEAIGDVLALSVATPKHLQSIGLLDKVESNYESDINFLMNMALDKIAFLPFGYLMDQWRWKVFDGRIPPTEYSKEWWNLRMKYQGLCPPVTRTEDDFDPGAKFHIPANVPYVRYFVSFIVQFQFHKALCDAAKHTGPLHTCDIYQSKDAGKLLGDLMKLGFSKPWPEAMSMITGQPNMTAQPLMEYFKPLIEWLEKENDNNKDVRGWPEYDWRPSADEVKIEEPKPTTVDFLGMNVNSSAAVAGQWVLLVIGLVLLLATILLAYKYRKSKKSKKSNSMMELK; from the exons GTAAATGCGTCCCTTGAAGAGCAAGCATTTTCTGAAGCCTGGGGGATGAAGGCCAAGAATACCTTCACTGACGCAACTATCAACAAACTAACAGACCCAAAAGACAGGACACTGATGGGAAAGATCAAGATACTGGGACCTGCCAACCTGCCcgaggaagagagaaagaag TATAACACCATTCTCAGCACGATGGACAGTATTTATTCAACAGCCAAGGTGCATCCACAGCCAAACATAAGCTGGAGCCTGGAACCTC ATCTCACAAATATTATGGCCAATTCCAGGAGCTACAAGAAACTGCTATACGCCTGGGAGGGCTGGCACAATGCATCTGGTGTCCCTCTCAAGAAGCACTACCCTGGGTTTGTGGAGCTTAGCAACAAAGCCTCCAAAGCTGATG GATTTGCTGACACTGGAGCTGACTGGCGGTCTTGGTATGATACTCCGACATTTGAAGCCGATTTAGAAGATCTTTATAAGACCATTGAGCCACTCTACAAAAACCTGCATGCCTTTGTGAGGCGCCAGCTCTACAACCAGTACGGTTCCAAATACATCAACCTTAATGGACCTATCCCGGCTCACCTGCTAG GAAACATGTGGGCCCAGACCTGGAACAATATTTATGGTTTGATGATCCCATTTCCTGAAAAACCCAACTTGGATGTGACTGATGAAATGGTCAAACAA GGCTACAATGCCACGCACATGTTCCGCGTGGCGGAGGAGTTCTTCACCTCTCTGGGTTTGAAGGAGATGCCTACAGAGTTCTGGGAAGAGTCTATGCTCGAGAAGCCCGAGGGTCGAGAGGTGGTGTGTCATGCATCTGCCTGGGACTTTTACAACCGCAAAGATTTCAG GATCAAGCAGTGCACCACAGTGACGATGGAGCAGCTCTTTACTGTGCACCATGAGATGGGGCATATCCAGTATTACCTGCAGTACAAAGACAAGCCTGTGGGCTTCCGTCGCGGTGCCAACCCCGGTTTTCACGAGGCTATCGGGGATGTGTTGTCTCTGTCAGTTTCCACTCCCAAACATCTGAAAACCATCAATCTGCTGGAATCTGCGACCTCTGACCCTG AAACTGATCTCAATTACCTGCTGAAGATGGCTCTGGAGAAGATTGCCTTCCTTCCCTTTGGCTACCTCATCGACCAGTGGAGGTGGGGTGTGTTCAGTGGAAACACTCCTCCAGAGCGGTACAACTCTGATTGGTGGTACCTCAG GACGAAGTATCAAGGCATCTGCCCACCCACCAGACGTACAGCTGATCACTTTGATCCCGGGGCAAAATACCACATTCCTGGAAACACACCGTACATCAG GTATTTTGTCAGCTTCATCCTGCAGTTCCAGTTCCATGAAAAACTCTGTGAAGCAGCCAAACACACTGGTGCTCTGCACACATGTGACATCTACCGCTCCAAAGAAGCAGGCGCCATTTTACA GAAGGTTCTCCAGGCTGGCTCATCTAAAGCTTGGCCTGACGTGCTCCAGGAGGCTATAGGCACCAGAAAGATGGATGCTGGCTCACTGATGAGATACTTTGCCCCCATTATTGAGTGGCTAGAGAAGCAGAATGAAAATGAGACTTTGGGATGGCCTGACTTCAACTGGGTCCCACCCATCCCTGAAGGCTACCCTGAGGATATTG ACAAGAACACGGATGAGCTTGATGCAAAGACCTTTCTGGAGGAGTACAACAGTACAGCTGAGGAGGTGTGGAACGCCTACACTGAGGCCTCCTGGAAGTACAACACTGACATCAATGACGCCAATAAGAAGGAGATG CTTGAGAAGAACCTGGCGATGGCAGACCATTCCTTGAAGTACGGACAGAGGGCGCGTCAGTATGACACCACCGACTTCCAGGACGCCTCTGTCAAACGAATCATAAACAAACTCAGTGACATCGAGCGTGCCGCGCTGCCTTCAGCACAGCTGGAAGAG TACAACAATCTCCTGTCCAACATGGAGACCAAGTACAGCGTGGCGGaggtctgcagagaagatggCACCTGCCACCCACTGGATCCAG ACCTCCAGAAGATCATGGCTGAGTCCAGGGATTATGATGAATTGTTATTTGCCTGGAAAGGCTGGAGAGACGCTGCTGGAAAAGAAATTCGTCAGGATTTCAAGAGATATGTTGAATTGGCCAATCAAGCAGCCAAACTCAATG GTCACTCTGACAATGGTGCTTTCTGGCGCTCCCTGTATGAGACCCCGACCTTTGAGGAAGACCTGGAGACTCTATGGAAGGAGCTGGAGCCACTCTATCAAAATGTGCATGCTTATGTGCGCAGGGCTTTGTACAAAAAGTATGGCTCCAAGTACATCAATCTGAAGGGACCCATTCCTGCTCATTTGCTGG GCAACATGTGGGCACAGACCTGGTCTGGCATCATGGATTTGGTTATGCCCTATCCAGATGCAACGCAGGTTGACGCAACGCCAGCAATGGTGGCAAAG GGGTGGAATGCCCTCAAGATGTTTGAGGAGTCGGACAAATTTTTCACCTCTCTTGGTTTGATACCAATGCCAAGTGAGTTCTGGGAAAAGTCAATGCTGGAAAAGCCATCTGATGGACGCAAGGTGGTCTGCCACGCCTCGGCATGGGACTTCTATAACCGAAAAGACTTCAG GATCAAACAGTGCACTGTGGTAACCATGGATGACCTGATCACCGTGCACCACGAGATGGGCCACGTCCAGTACTTCCTGCAGTATAAAGACCAGCCTGTGTCGTTCCGCGATGGAGCCAATCCCGGATTCCACGAGGCCATCGGCGATGTTCTGGCTCTTTCTGTGGCCACACCCAAACATCTGCAGAGCATCGGCCTCCTGGATAAAGTTGAGAGCAACTACG AGAGTGACATCAACTTCTTGATGAACATGGCGCTTGATAAGATAGCTTTCCTACCATTTGGTTACCTTATGGACCAGTGGAGATGGAAGGTATTTGATGGACGCATCCCTCCGACTGAATACAGCAAGGAGTGGTGGAACCTCAG GATGAAATACCAGGGACTGTGTCCACCTGTAACCCGCACTGAAGATGACTTTGATCCCGGTGCAAAGTTCCACATTCCTGCTAACGTGCCCTATGTCCG GTACTTTGTCAGCTTCATCGTTCAGTTCCAGTTCCACAAGGCTTTGTGTGATGCTGCCAAACATACAGGGCCTCTCCATACCTGTGATATTTACCAATCGAAAGATGCTGGGAAGCTTCTCGG TGACTTGATGAAGCTGGGTTTCAGCAAACCCTGGCCCGAGGCAATGAGCATGATCACCGGCCAGCCCAACATGACTGCCCAGCCACTCATGGAGTATTTCAAACCTCTCATCGAATGGCTGGAGAAAGAGAACGACAATAACAAGGACGTTCGTGGGTGGCCCGAGTACGACTGGAGGCCTTCGGCGG ATGAAGTCAAAATAGAAGAACCCAAACCAACCACAGTGGACTTCCTGGGTATGAATGTGAACAGCTCAGCTGCCGTCGCCGGCCAGTGGGTGCTGCTGGTGATTGGCCTCGTCCTCTTGCTCGCCACCATCCTACTCGCCTACAAGTACAGGAAGTCAAAAAAGTCTAAAAAGTCCAATTCCATGATGGAGCTCAAGTGA